A single region of the Candidatus Protochlamydia amoebophila UWE25 genome encodes:
- the tdh gene encoding L-threonine 3-dehydrogenase — protein MKGLVKKISAPGLWMENLPIPSHVKDDEVLIKTIKTSICGTDVHIYKWDAWAQKNVPVPLVIGHEFIGEIAEFGKNVKGFKIGERVCGEGHIVCNQCPNCRMGRKHVCMHTKGLGYHISGCFAEYFVLPAENVFSLPPSISDDLGAIFDPYGNAVHTTLAFNLIGEDVLITGAGPIGIMAAAIAKQAGARHIVITDVNDYRLDLARTMGVSHAINVNRESLDNFMQSLGIKYGFTVGLEMSGHPDGLKTLTEKIRHGGNIALLGILPPATSIDWNLVIFKMLTLKGIYGREIFSTWYQMVHLLEIGLNLAPIITHHFSVDNFEKGFEVMLSGQSGKVILDWV, from the coding sequence ATGAAAGGTTTAGTCAAGAAAATATCAGCTCCCGGTCTTTGGATGGAAAATCTGCCAATACCGTCGCATGTGAAAGATGATGAAGTTCTGATTAAAACAATTAAAACATCCATCTGTGGCACCGATGTTCATATTTATAAATGGGATGCTTGGGCGCAGAAAAATGTTCCTGTGCCTTTGGTGATTGGTCATGAATTTATCGGTGAAATAGCAGAATTTGGAAAAAATGTTAAAGGATTTAAAATTGGAGAACGAGTATGCGGGGAAGGACATATCGTTTGTAATCAATGCCCAAATTGCCGCATGGGTCGTAAGCATGTCTGCATGCACACGAAAGGGCTAGGTTATCATATTTCTGGCTGCTTTGCTGAATATTTTGTTCTTCCTGCAGAAAATGTTTTTTCTCTACCCCCTTCCATTTCTGATGATTTAGGCGCCATCTTCGACCCTTACGGAAATGCTGTCCATACTACGCTCGCCTTTAATCTTATTGGTGAAGATGTTCTTATTACAGGTGCTGGCCCAATTGGAATCATGGCAGCCGCCATTGCTAAACAAGCTGGTGCAAGACATATTGTCATCACAGATGTAAACGATTATCGTCTAGACCTTGCAAGAACTATGGGTGTCTCGCATGCTATTAATGTTAATCGAGAATCTTTAGATAATTTTATGCAATCTCTAGGAATCAAATATGGCTTTACAGTTGGACTTGAGATGTCTGGCCATCCTGACGGACTAAAAACTTTAACGGAAAAAATTCGACATGGAGGAAACATCGCATTACTTGGCATTCTCCCACCAGCTACTTCTATTGACTGGAATTTAGTTATTTTTAAAATGTTAACTTTAAAAGGGATTTATGGAAGAGAAATTTTCTCAACCTGGTATCAGATGGTTCACCTTCTGGAAATTGGCTTAAATTTAGCTCCTATCATTACCCATCATTTTTCAGTTGATAATTTTGAAAAAGGATTTGAAGTGATGTTATCAGGCCAATCAGGTAAAGTGATTCTTGATTGGGTTTAA
- a CDS encoding heavy metal translocating P-type ATPase translates to MTSECLLCQSPVNLVFYKDGEKTFCCAGCQTVHQILATQQALNNVSEHPLFKQALKSGLIANPRLLEEINSQKIGEKETLEKLHLEIHDMWCPSCAEVIKLTLLKEWGIAYCYVDYTTDSATIEYAPVHITKERILKLISNLGYRPNFLQDPRQQVLSRTLSLRFVIAAFFSMNIMMFAYPIYVSFFNEQAEGYAQLFAWLSLIGALPVLTYSAWPIWKRFYTGAKVGLWGMEALVVLGVAAATGLSIYEMWRGSSYVYFDSMTVIIVFVLLGKMIESKAKFSAKDSLVQLTRALPRRGRKKISATKNEFVSLKEIHIGDLLVVLSGEKIVLDGIVEEGEGICNESLMTGEALPVPKNVGMDVLAGTILQQGSLVIKVTATSEQTALFQIVEMVEQDIGHKAQYVRTIDSIVKWFVPFVLCLAIGVFVYCLLFNQQDFDQTSLQSGIIRAVSVLLISCPCAIGIAVPLVESQLLNAFAKLGVIIRNRACLALLGKETILVCDKTGTVTEGKYTVLSGYEKLSLEEKSVLKALVSHSNHPIARSVDQAIIDFEESNIEKIEEIIGRGIRGYQGKIPYYFGSAIFLQQQGISTPLIHLRKNMEAQTTVFFAKQNICLAAIHLGDRIQPEVQTLIQSLKGIKTLLLSGDSSLAVEAVARLCGFQEWFAEYHPLQKRELIEKLKKQGEIVMMIGDGINDAPALTASHIGVAVMSATDISIQVSDILLTTNRLQILQKMHHLAKKGHKIIKQNLFWAFFYNCIGLGLAVYGSLTPLFAAFAMVMSSLLVLINSKRVYLNK, encoded by the coding sequence ATGACATCTGAATGTTTACTTTGTCAAAGCCCTGTTAACCTTGTCTTCTATAAAGATGGAGAAAAAACATTTTGCTGCGCAGGGTGTCAAACTGTGCATCAAATTCTTGCCACTCAACAAGCGTTAAATAATGTTAGTGAACATCCTTTGTTTAAGCAAGCTTTGAAATCAGGTTTGATCGCCAATCCGCGCCTTTTGGAAGAAATTAATAGTCAGAAAATAGGAGAGAAAGAGACGCTTGAAAAGCTACATTTAGAAATTCACGATATGTGGTGTCCATCTTGTGCAGAAGTTATCAAGCTGACTCTTTTGAAAGAATGGGGGATTGCTTATTGCTACGTTGATTATACAACAGATTCGGCTACGATCGAATATGCTCCTGTTCATATCACAAAAGAAAGAATTTTAAAACTCATCTCAAATTTGGGATATCGTCCAAATTTTTTGCAGGATCCTCGCCAACAAGTGTTGAGTCGAACTTTATCCCTTCGTTTTGTTATCGCAGCATTTTTCTCAATGAATATTATGATGTTTGCTTATCCAATTTATGTCAGTTTTTTTAATGAACAAGCAGAAGGATATGCCCAATTATTTGCTTGGCTTTCTTTGATAGGAGCACTACCAGTTTTAACCTATAGTGCTTGGCCAATATGGAAAAGATTTTATACTGGTGCGAAAGTAGGGTTATGGGGAATGGAGGCTTTAGTTGTTTTAGGTGTAGCTGCAGCAACAGGGCTATCTATTTATGAAATGTGGAGGGGGAGTTCGTATGTTTATTTTGATTCGATGACAGTTATCATTGTTTTCGTCTTGTTAGGAAAAATGATTGAGTCGAAAGCCAAATTTTCTGCTAAAGATTCTCTTGTTCAATTGACAAGAGCGCTACCAAGACGCGGGAGAAAAAAAATCTCTGCAACAAAAAATGAGTTTGTTTCTTTAAAAGAGATCCACATAGGCGATTTGCTGGTTGTTTTGAGTGGTGAGAAAATTGTACTGGATGGAATTGTTGAAGAAGGAGAGGGGATTTGCAATGAATCTTTAATGACAGGAGAGGCTTTACCAGTACCTAAAAATGTTGGGATGGATGTTTTAGCTGGAACGATTTTGCAACAGGGATCTTTGGTTATTAAAGTGACTGCTACTTCTGAGCAAACTGCCCTCTTTCAAATCGTTGAAATGGTAGAGCAAGATATTGGTCATAAAGCTCAGTATGTACGAACCATTGATTCGATTGTCAAATGGTTTGTTCCGTTTGTTTTATGTTTAGCGATTGGGGTTTTTGTTTACTGCTTACTATTTAATCAACAAGATTTTGATCAAACCTCTTTACAATCCGGAATTATTCGTGCTGTATCAGTTTTACTGATTTCATGTCCATGTGCTATTGGAATTGCTGTTCCTTTAGTAGAATCTCAATTACTAAATGCATTTGCTAAGCTCGGAGTCATTATTCGCAATCGAGCTTGTTTAGCTTTACTCGGTAAAGAAACAATTTTAGTTTGTGATAAAACAGGAACTGTTACAGAAGGAAAATATACTGTTTTAAGTGGCTATGAAAAGCTTTCTTTAGAAGAAAAAAGTGTTTTAAAAGCGTTAGTTTCTCATTCGAATCACCCCATCGCTCGATCAGTTGATCAAGCTATTATTGATTTTGAAGAGAGCAACATTGAAAAAATCGAAGAGATTATCGGAAGAGGAATTAGGGGGTATCAAGGAAAAATCCCCTATTATTTTGGATCAGCCATTTTTTTACAACAACAGGGGATATCAACTCCTTTAATTCATTTGAGAAAAAATATGGAGGCTCAAACGACAGTCTTTTTTGCTAAGCAAAATATTTGTTTAGCTGCTATTCATTTGGGAGATCGTATTCAACCAGAAGTACAAACGTTGATTCAATCTTTAAAAGGGATAAAAACATTGCTATTGTCAGGAGACTCTTCATTAGCTGTTGAAGCCGTGGCTCGATTGTGCGGATTTCAGGAATGGTTTGCAGAATATCATCCACTTCAAAAAAGAGAATTGATAGAAAAGCTAAAAAAACAGGGAGAAATTGTGATGATGATTGGTGATGGAATCAATGACGCTCCGGCTTTGACAGCTTCTCATATAGGCGTTGCCGTTATGTCGGCGACTGATATTTCGATTCAGGTTTCTGATATTCTTTTAACAACCAATCGTTTACAAATATTACAAAAAATGCATCACTTGGCTAAAAAAGGACATAAAATTATTAAGCAAAATTTATTTTGGGCTTTTTTTTACAATTGCATTGGTTTAGGATTAGCAGTTTACGGATCGTTAACCCCACTATTTGCGGCTTTTGCCATGGTGATGAGCAGCTTACTTGTTTTAATTAATTCTAAAAGAGTCTATTTAAATAAATAG
- a CDS encoding thioredoxin domain-containing protein, whose amino-acid sequence MHTQLTSTSNSFSQRNFWIVSLSLISGLILSILSWLELCVEHCSANQEYRLFGMPFALAGMAFFPVMLAIHFFSKKFPSLSKLTSWSLAAAFGAEIMFILIQKYEIRHWCPVCLGIALTVTIACIARALPYFKTFYSAIQQGEFMTKIKQGLLSLSFIILGFLMAFVGISKVDAAEDAIADMKNRLMFGSKTSPVEVYFVTDWFCPSCKKIETQIEKILPDIQNQAALFFVDYPIHNKSMNYTPYNLAFLVNAKSNYLKAREVLSQLTEKTETPHDNDVVKAVKAYHIPFKELSFLDVKAGMEFFDKVVKKYDLSATPTIIVTNTKTNQVIKFEGTDEISDQNVLNAIQTLSQSHEETSK is encoded by the coding sequence ATGCATACACAATTAACGTCGACTTCAAATTCATTTAGCCAGCGAAATTTTTGGATTGTAAGCTTGTCTTTAATTTCCGGCCTTATTTTATCTATTTTATCTTGGCTTGAGCTATGCGTTGAACATTGTTCTGCTAATCAGGAATATCGACTTTTTGGAATGCCATTCGCGTTAGCAGGAATGGCTTTTTTTCCTGTTATGCTAGCGATTCATTTTTTCTCTAAAAAATTTCCTAGTCTTTCAAAATTAACAAGTTGGTCTCTAGCTGCTGCATTTGGCGCTGAAATCATGTTTATTTTGATTCAAAAATATGAGATAAGACATTGGTGCCCAGTTTGCCTAGGCATTGCACTTACGGTAACTATCGCTTGCATCGCAAGAGCCCTCCCTTACTTTAAAACTTTTTACTCTGCTATTCAGCAAGGGGAATTTATGACTAAAATCAAACAAGGTTTGCTCTCTTTATCATTTATCATTTTAGGATTTCTCATGGCATTTGTAGGGATCTCAAAAGTTGATGCGGCAGAAGATGCTATTGCGGATATGAAAAATCGCTTAATGTTTGGCTCTAAAACAAGCCCCGTTGAAGTTTATTTTGTCACCGATTGGTTTTGCCCTTCATGCAAAAAAATCGAAACGCAAATAGAAAAAATTTTGCCAGACATCCAAAATCAAGCTGCCTTATTTTTCGTGGATTACCCAATTCATAATAAAAGTATGAATTATACTCCCTATAACTTAGCTTTTTTAGTAAATGCTAAATCCAATTATTTAAAAGCCAGAGAAGTTCTCTCTCAGCTAACTGAAAAAACAGAAACTCCTCATGACAATGATGTTGTTAAGGCTGTTAAAGCTTATCACATTCCCTTTAAAGAATTGAGTTTCTTAGATGTTAAAGCTGGAATGGAATTTTTTGATAAGGTTGTTAAAAAATATGACCTTTCCGCTACACCAACGATTATTGTTACTAACACAAAAACGAATCAAGTCATCAAATTCGAAGGAACTGATGAAATTAGTGATCAGAACGTGTTAAATGCTATTCAGACTTTAAGCCAAAGTCATGAAGAAACTAGTAAATAA
- a CDS encoding glycine C-acetyltransferase — protein sequence MDENFLSHIEAQLEDLKTQGLYKQEQEITSPQDAKITIAGGKEVLNFCSNNYLGLANHPEIIQAAEKSYSDYGFGLSSVRFICGTQTVHKQLERRLSQFLETDDTILYCSCFDANGGLFETLLSAEDAVISDALNHASIIDGIRLSKAKRLRYDTNDMASLEQQLKVAKDSRFRLIATDGVFSMDGTIANLRAICDLADEYQALVMVDDCHAVGFMGVKGKGTSEFCDVMGRVDLITGTLGKALGGALGGYTSGRKPLIDWLRQRSRPYLFSNTLAPSIAAASLTVLDLIEKSDDRREKLKANALYFREKMTALGFDLIPGSHPIIPIMLGDAKLAQNFAAKMLEQGVYVIGFAYPVVPQGKARIRTQMCANHTRENLNQAIQAFEKVGKELKIIS from the coding sequence ATGGATGAAAATTTTTTATCACATATTGAAGCCCAACTTGAAGATTTAAAAACACAGGGTTTATATAAACAAGAGCAAGAAATCACTTCACCTCAAGATGCTAAAATTACTATTGCTGGCGGAAAAGAGGTTTTAAATTTTTGTTCTAATAATTATTTAGGTCTTGCAAATCACCCCGAAATTATTCAAGCAGCTGAAAAAAGCTATTCAGACTATGGTTTTGGGCTCTCCTCTGTGAGATTTATCTGCGGAACCCAAACTGTACACAAACAGCTAGAAAGGCGCCTTTCTCAATTTTTAGAAACAGATGATACAATCCTTTATTGCTCTTGTTTTGATGCTAATGGGGGTCTTTTCGAAACACTTCTTAGTGCTGAAGATGCCGTAATTAGTGATGCTCTAAATCATGCTAGTATTATTGATGGAATTCGATTATCCAAAGCAAAACGTTTGCGTTACGACACGAATGACATGGCTAGCTTAGAGCAACAACTGAAAGTAGCTAAAGACTCACGCTTCCGTTTGATTGCAACAGATGGTGTCTTTTCAATGGATGGAACAATTGCGAATTTAAGAGCCATCTGCGATTTAGCGGATGAATATCAAGCCCTTGTCATGGTGGATGACTGTCATGCAGTTGGCTTCATGGGAGTAAAAGGAAAAGGAACTTCTGAGTTTTGTGATGTCATGGGTCGCGTCGATTTGATCACAGGAACCCTTGGAAAAGCTCTTGGAGGAGCACTTGGTGGATATACTTCGGGCCGCAAACCTTTAATTGATTGGTTAAGACAGCGCTCGAGACCTTACCTATTTTCTAACACCCTAGCTCCTAGCATTGCTGCTGCTTCTTTAACTGTATTAGATTTGATTGAAAAGTCTGATGATCGACGAGAAAAACTAAAGGCTAATGCGCTCTACTTTCGAGAAAAAATGACTGCTCTTGGCTTTGACCTTATTCCTGGCTCTCATCCTATTATTCCTATTATGCTAGGAGATGCTAAACTTGCCCAAAATTTTGCGGCTAAAATGTTAGAACAAGGAGTTTACGTGATTGGATTTGCTTATCCAGTTGTTCCCCAAGGTAAAGCTCGTATTCGCACACAAATGTGTGCCAATCATACGCGAGAAAATTTAAATCAAGCCATTCAAGCTTTTGAAAAAGTAGGAAAAGAACTGAAGATCATTTCTTAA
- the tsaD gene encoding tRNA (adenosine(37)-N6)-threonylcarbamoyltransferase complex transferase subunit TsaD: MLVLGIESTCDETACAIVRDGKDILSNIVASQIDLHKEYGGVVPELACRRHIDLIIPVIDQALNQAKLTLEQIDLIAVANGPGLIGALLIGLNTAKALALALRKPFIGINHVEAHLYAAIMSHPQDFQFPCLGVVLSGGHTALVLIKQIGQYELIGQTVDDAVGEAFDKVAKMLNLPYPGGPEIENLARHGRSVKFNFKAGQVKGRPLDFSFSGLKTAVLYAIKDPKALKEMVLLSSEMTQDIAASFQEAACSDIVKKSLLAAKQYGVNTLLFGGGVTNNCYLRKLFSVANSNLNYIWPSAGLSLDNAAMIAGLGYYRYQLQNKSDSMDLEPLTRTPLQSVKE; the protein is encoded by the coding sequence ATGTTAGTTTTGGGAATAGAAAGTACTTGTGATGAAACAGCGTGTGCCATCGTTCGTGATGGAAAAGATATTTTGTCAAACATTGTCGCTTCACAAATTGATTTACACAAAGAATACGGAGGCGTTGTTCCTGAACTGGCTTGTCGAAGGCATATTGATTTAATTATTCCAGTCATTGATCAAGCTCTTAATCAAGCAAAATTAACACTTGAACAAATTGATTTAATTGCGGTTGCAAATGGCCCAGGGTTAATTGGAGCTTTACTGATTGGTTTAAATACTGCTAAAGCACTCGCTTTAGCCCTTCGAAAACCTTTTATTGGCATTAATCACGTGGAAGCTCATTTATATGCAGCAATTATGTCACACCCTCAAGATTTTCAATTTCCTTGTTTAGGCGTCGTTCTGTCTGGCGGTCATACTGCTCTTGTTTTAATTAAACAAATTGGTCAATACGAACTTATCGGGCAAACTGTGGATGATGCAGTCGGAGAAGCTTTTGATAAAGTCGCTAAGATGCTTAATCTTCCCTATCCTGGTGGACCAGAAATAGAAAATTTAGCAAGGCACGGCCGTTCTGTTAAATTTAATTTTAAAGCTGGACAAGTGAAAGGTCGCCCTTTGGATTTTTCTTTCAGCGGACTAAAAACAGCAGTCCTTTATGCTATTAAAGATCCTAAAGCGCTTAAAGAGATGGTTCTTTTATCCTCCGAAATGACTCAAGATATCGCAGCAAGTTTCCAAGAAGCCGCTTGCAGTGATATTGTGAAAAAATCTCTATTGGCTGCAAAACAATATGGTGTCAATACTCTCTTATTTGGGGGGGGTGTAACGAATAATTGTTACTTAAGAAAATTATTTTCTGTGGCCAATTCAAACTTAAACTATATATGGCCTTCTGCCGGTTTAAGTTTGGATAATGCTGCCATGATCGCAGGTCTTGGATACTACCGTTATCAATTACAAAACAAAAGTGATTCCATGGATTTAGAACCATTAACACGAACCCCTTTACAATCCGTAAAAGAATAG
- the rpmG gene encoding 50S ribosomal protein L33 produces MASKRENIKMKSSKSHYHYYTSKNKTSTPGRLTLVKYDPVVRERVEFKETK; encoded by the coding sequence ATGGCCAGCAAACGTGAAAACATTAAAATGAAAAGTTCAAAAAGTCACTATCATTACTACACATCAAAAAATAAAACTTCAACTCCAGGACGTCTAACATTAGTTAAATATGATCCAGTCGTACGTGAGAGAGTAGAATTTAAAGAAACAAAGTAA
- the pgl gene encoding 6-phosphogluconolactonase gives MQTAHWKTSIRSFDERRNFIVVGNAEETIQFCVKQFIEIAQEAIEKRGLFTVALSGGQTPNAIFKELSQQDYLKQLDWTKVFCFWSDERSVPPTDTESNYAMAMESGLAKLPLKREHIFRMKAESDIEENALEYEAIIREKVSSNSFDLLMLGMGDDGHTASLFPHTQGLHAKDRLVIANYVPQKHTWRMSLTYECIHLAKTICIYAMGKKKANMVAQALTKSYDPDNLPIQRIGTTHHKALWILDHEAGEKLLQIFQRR, from the coding sequence ATGCAAACAGCTCATTGGAAAACATCTATTCGATCGTTTGATGAAAGGCGTAATTTTATCGTTGTTGGAAATGCAGAAGAAACAATTCAATTTTGCGTAAAACAATTCATAGAAATTGCGCAAGAGGCAATTGAAAAACGGGGTTTGTTTACAGTGGCTTTATCAGGAGGACAAACCCCTAATGCTATTTTTAAAGAATTGAGTCAACAAGACTATTTAAAGCAATTGGACTGGACTAAAGTGTTCTGTTTTTGGAGTGATGAAAGGAGCGTTCCTCCGACAGATACGGAGAGCAATTATGCCATGGCTATGGAATCTGGCCTCGCTAAACTTCCTTTAAAAAGAGAACATATTTTTCGCATGAAAGCAGAAAGTGACATTGAAGAGAACGCTCTCGAGTACGAAGCCATCATACGTGAAAAAGTCTCTTCTAATAGCTTTGATTTATTAATGCTAGGAATGGGAGATGATGGTCATACAGCATCACTTTTTCCTCATACGCAAGGCTTACACGCAAAAGATCGTCTAGTCATTGCTAATTACGTTCCCCAAAAACATACTTGGCGCATGTCTTTGACCTATGAATGTATTCATTTGGCTAAAACGATTTGTATTTACGCCATGGGAAAGAAAAAAGCCAATATGGTTGCTCAAGCATTAACAAAAAGCTATGATCCAGATAACCTTCCCATCCAACGTATTGGTACAACACATCATAAAGCTCTATGGATTTTAGATCATGAAGCTGGTGAAAAACTCTTGCAAATTTTCCAAAGACGGTAA
- a CDS encoding ABC transporter ATP-binding protein gives MHSHSTLILEAHDIQKNFYHPVQVKILQSVSLQVQMGESVAIIGRSGEGKSTLLQILGTLEQPCSGTLTIDNQLISSSNKSQIRNELIGFVFQSFHLLEDYTALENVLMPARIGRKSVAKGSLTEQRGMELLHQVGLQERAHFHTKLLSGGEKQRIALARAMCNDPKIIFADEPSGNLDRQTAHLMHEILLKFIHGQQKALVLVTHDPELAKLCSSQYELINGCLYRR, from the coding sequence ATGCATTCTCATTCAACCTTAATTCTTGAAGCTCATGATATTCAAAAAAACTTCTATCATCCTGTGCAAGTAAAAATTCTACAAAGCGTTTCTCTTCAAGTTCAAATGGGAGAATCGGTGGCGATTATAGGAAGATCAGGAGAAGGAAAAAGTACATTATTACAAATTTTAGGTACACTCGAACAGCCTTGTTCAGGAACTTTAACAATTGATAATCAGTTAATCTCCTCTTCAAATAAATCTCAAATACGAAACGAATTAATTGGGTTTGTTTTTCAATCGTTTCACTTACTTGAAGATTATACAGCCTTAGAAAATGTTTTGATGCCTGCACGCATTGGAAGAAAATCTGTCGCAAAAGGAAGTTTGACAGAACAACGAGGAATGGAACTTCTTCATCAAGTTGGACTTCAAGAACGTGCTCATTTTCATACAAAACTTTTGTCTGGCGGTGAAAAACAACGAATTGCATTAGCTAGAGCTATGTGCAATGATCCTAAAATAATCTTTGCAGATGAACCTTCAGGTAATCTCGACAGACAAACTGCTCATCTCATGCATGAGATTTTACTAAAATTTATTCATGGGCAACAAAAAGCTCTTGTTTTAGTTACTCATGATCCAGAATTAGCCAAACTTTGTTCGTCTCAATATGAGCTTATTAACGGTTGCTTATATCGCCGGTAA
- a CDS encoding ABC transporter permease has product MFELSVACKYLIPRRRQLSVSIISIISVLVISLVVWLIIVFFSVTNGLEKNWIYKLTTLTAPVRITPTDAYYHSYYYQIDSLSENSGYSHKTIREKNESQFTDPYDKDYDEEIPSHWQTPDRQPDGSLKDLVKLAFNSIQNLKKIPGLYAQDFELTASHIKLRLQRDMSVLHAHNFYGGATQSYLAYPTYLGNFEANNSKIGQTFLPIESKDLNNYLQLIPFAENHEDNPDEKIPFPQTILQKRLRIFFDHVMINQLQAKSFGWTIPKTLFPLKAHWQGCAVTKENHILRIVVPAQSEKCMQIQKSLEDQGLETILGQLHLDEGKAIFYGKNQTVFNDLTKIPITYASGNSFEAHLISSSIERAKRLDDLTFEITVPIQGDILKGNVPYRGLEIASAELKPTNKNFGNPFWVYQSSANSNFILPSDSDIGGGIILPKSFREAGVLIGDRGHLSYFAATASLLQEQRLPIYVAGFYDPGIIPIGNKFVLANPEITSIIRASHNQDDKSSLTNGINIRFDHLSQADEVKDALLKAFQKNGISRYWDIQTYKEYEFTKEIIQELQSQKNIFMLIAVVIILVACSNIISMLVILVNDKKVEIGILRSMGASSKSIALIFGFAGGVIGILGSLIGIGAAILTLSYLSTLIAFLSRLQGHDMLNASFYGQMLTHEISYEALFFVLGATCMISLLAGIVPAVKACLLKPSQILRSGS; this is encoded by the coding sequence ATGTTTGAGCTTTCTGTCGCCTGCAAATATCTTATTCCCCGCCGGCGACAGCTCTCTGTTTCCATTATAAGTATCATCTCTGTTTTAGTCATTAGCCTAGTTGTCTGGTTAATCATTGTTTTTTTCTCCGTTACCAATGGCCTAGAAAAAAATTGGATTTATAAACTCACTACTTTAACCGCACCTGTTCGAATTACCCCTACCGATGCTTATTACCACTCTTACTATTATCAAATTGATAGTTTAAGCGAAAATTCCGGTTATAGTCACAAAACAATACGGGAAAAGAACGAATCACAGTTCACAGATCCTTACGATAAAGATTATGATGAAGAAATTCCTTCTCACTGGCAAACTCCAGATCGTCAACCTGATGGATCTCTAAAAGACCTTGTTAAATTAGCTTTCAATTCGATTCAGAATCTGAAGAAAATACCTGGCTTATATGCTCAAGACTTTGAATTAACAGCTAGCCATATTAAACTTCGCCTTCAAAGAGACATGTCCGTTTTGCATGCACACAATTTTTATGGAGGTGCAACGCAATCATATTTAGCTTATCCAACCTACTTAGGTAACTTTGAAGCAAATAACTCCAAAATTGGCCAAACTTTTTTACCTATCGAATCAAAAGATCTCAATAATTATTTACAATTGATTCCTTTTGCAGAGAATCATGAAGATAATCCAGATGAAAAAATTCCTTTTCCTCAAACGATACTGCAAAAAAGATTAAGAATTTTTTTTGATCATGTCATGATCAATCAACTACAAGCTAAATCATTTGGTTGGACAATTCCGAAAACTTTATTTCCTTTAAAAGCCCATTGGCAAGGATGTGCTGTTACTAAAGAGAACCATATTTTACGAATTGTTGTTCCTGCCCAATCCGAAAAATGCATGCAAATTCAAAAGTCTCTTGAAGACCAAGGTTTAGAAACGATTTTGGGACAATTGCATCTTGATGAAGGAAAAGCAATATTTTATGGAAAAAATCAAACTGTTTTTAATGATCTAACGAAAATTCCTATCACTTACGCTAGTGGGAATTCTTTTGAAGCTCATTTAATCTCCTCTTCAATCGAACGAGCCAAAAGATTAGATGATCTTACTTTTGAGATAACCGTGCCTATCCAAGGTGATATTTTAAAAGGAAATGTCCCTTATCGAGGACTAGAAATTGCCTCTGCGGAATTAAAACCCACCAATAAAAATTTTGGCAACCCCTTCTGGGTTTATCAATCATCCGCAAATTCAAATTTTATTCTTCCCTCGGATTCGGATATAGGCGGAGGGATAATTTTACCTAAAAGTTTCAGAGAAGCTGGGGTTTTGATTGGCGATCGGGGACACTTAAGCTATTTTGCTGCGACTGCAAGCCTTTTGCAAGAACAGCGTCTTCCAATTTATGTTGCAGGATTTTATGATCCAGGAATTATTCCAATTGGTAATAAATTTGTTTTAGCCAATCCAGAAATCACCTCTATTATTCGAGCATCTCATAATCAAGATGATAAATCTAGTTTAACGAATGGAATTAATATTCGTTTCGATCATTTAAGCCAAGCAGATGAAGTGAAAGACGCCTTATTAAAGGCTTTTCAAAAAAATGGGATCAGTCGTTACTGGGATATACAAACTTATAAAGAATACGAATTTACAAAAGAAATTATTCAAGAGCTTCAGAGTCAAAAAAATATTTTTATGTTGATTGCCGTGGTTATTATTCTCGTGGCCTGTTCTAATATTATTTCTATGCTCGTTATTTTGGTAAATGATAAAAAAGTTGAGATCGGAATTCTTCGTTCAATGGGAGCTTCTTCAAAAAGTATTGCCCTTATATTTGGATTTGCAGGTGGAGTAATTGGTATCCTAGGAAGTTTAATTGGAATTGGAGCAGCTATACTGACTTTAAGTTATTTAAGCACTCTTATTGCCTTTTTAAGTCGTTTGCAAGGACATGATATGCTTAACGCTTCTTTTTATGGACAAATGTTAACACATGAAATTAGTTATGAAGCGTTATTTTTTGTTTTAGGAGCGACTTGTATGATTTCTTTACTAGCAGGTATTGTACCTGCTGTCAAGGCTTGTCTTTTAAAACCCTCTCAAATTCTAAGATCTGGGAGTTAA